In Bacteroides cellulosilyticus, the genomic stretch ATAATAAATAAGCATAGCACATATTAAAAACAAATCCAGAACTATCATAATGTCTATGAATCCAATTTCGATATTGCAACATAAAGAAAAGACAAATTAATCTCAAGACCAACCCTACCGACAAGACACTTCCTTGAAACATCGACGTATCTTCATAGAAGAATATTCTATCATAAATATACGGAAATGGGGCTAAGATTGCCTTTAGTACGAGTTTATCAACATGAACTAATAAAAGAAACAAAAAAGTAAAATAAATCAAATAAAGAGTTTTATTACTCATCTTTTTAAAATTCATAATTGGAAGAACCAACAATATGCTTCCTGACAAATGAAAAGAACAGACCAGTATTACAAATCCATAATATAAAATATATTTTTGTTGTTCTAAAAATTTAAAAGCCAATATAGCAATACCCATCGCTATTAGGTTACGAAAGGGACAATCTATGAAAAGATAAAAACCAAATGAACATAAAAAAAGCATCCAAACAAAAGCCAATCCTTGCCCGCTTACCCGATTTCTAAATATATAATAATAAGAAAAAAAAGAGAACGATTTAAAAATTATATGAAAAGGCCAAAACCCCACTCCCAAATCTGCAAAGAAGTTAGACAACATCATATATCCAGGCTCAACTAATCTCATTTTAAAATGAGCATAATATTCCTCTTCATAAATACGCCAATCACTGCCGCACATATAACCGTAACAAAGAAATAGATAGACTAATAAAAAAGAAAAAAAGAAAAATACTCTATTTTCCTTTATCAACGATAGTAGAAAAAACAGAAAAACAACAATTAAGTACGCAATCATAATCGTTCATTTTTCATTACTTCATCAATAAAAGAAAGCCATTCTAAAGTCCACTTTTCTTTTGAAAAAGATTTTTGAACAGTCGCATAAGCATTCAGCACTATTTGGCAAAAGTCTTTTTTATCCAATGACAACACATCAACAATCGCTTTATACAACATTCCCTCTGAAGGATAAACAAGTTTTCCATTATAACCATCTATCAACATATTAGTCATCCCCCCCACGTGAGTAGCTATTGGGAAACATCCTGAAGCCATTGCTTCACACAGTGACAATGATGTTCCTTCAGAAAAAATT encodes the following:
- a CDS encoding EpsG family protein, whose protein sequence is MIAYLIVVFLFFLLSLIKENRVFFFFSFLLVYLFLCYGYMCGSDWRIYEEEYYAHFKMRLVEPGYMMLSNFFADLGVGFWPFHIIFKSFSFFSYYYIFRNRVSGQGLAFVWMLFLCSFGFYLFIDCPFRNLIAMGIAILAFKFLEQQKYILYYGFVILVCSFHLSGSILLVLPIMNFKKMSNKTLYLIYFTFLFLLLVHVDKLVLKAILAPFPYIYDRIFFYEDTSMFQGSVLSVGLVLRLICLFFMLQYRNWIHRHYDSSGFVFNMCYAYLLFSLLSYSIPITFRMPFFLAPFYLLMMFFILQRFSFLNKCVFKVFYLLVAFLITIKTITERPYYVPYTNIIPYAIEGTELDYDYRSNYNFKHSPYK